A genomic window from Variovorax paradoxus includes:
- a CDS encoding ABC transporter substrate-binding protein, producing the protein MISSALRIAFPLALAAVLPLSAQAADAPKPVRILSNWFAQPDQAGYWQAQQDKLGKEAGIEISVLQGGPKIQTIPQVASGQAEFGIGNADDVLLARLRGAPVRAVFAHLDYVPYTLVYHADPAVKSIADLQGRTFAVNIGNAYWEWTKKQYKLTGTREIPVSGDLSLFRNDPKMVQQGYSLFLPARMAAAGVQVQQVTLASLGYRPYDVLFTTDDMIRKNPALVKATIAAVQKGWANYVRNPSGLKPLITGMNKQMTPEIYDAANKEMIETLISHDLGRIGCMTDARWSELAGQLRSVNFLPANFDAKQGYDRTLVPGCNP; encoded by the coding sequence ATGATTTCTTCCGCCCTTCGCATTGCATTCCCACTGGCGCTGGCGGCGGTGCTGCCGCTTTCCGCGCAGGCGGCAGACGCACCCAAGCCCGTGCGCATCCTCAGCAACTGGTTCGCCCAACCCGACCAGGCTGGCTACTGGCAGGCGCAGCAGGACAAGCTCGGCAAAGAGGCCGGCATCGAGATCAGCGTGCTGCAGGGCGGCCCGAAGATCCAGACCATTCCGCAGGTGGCCTCGGGCCAGGCCGAGTTCGGCATCGGCAATGCCGACGACGTGCTGCTGGCCCGCCTGCGCGGCGCGCCGGTGCGCGCGGTGTTCGCGCACCTCGACTACGTGCCCTACACGCTGGTCTACCACGCCGACCCGGCCGTGAAGTCCATCGCCGACCTGCAGGGCCGCACCTTCGCGGTGAACATCGGCAACGCCTACTGGGAGTGGACGAAGAAGCAATACAAGCTCACTGGCACGCGCGAGATCCCGGTGAGCGGCGACCTGAGCCTGTTCCGCAACGACCCGAAGATGGTGCAGCAGGGCTACTCGCTCTTCCTGCCCGCGCGCATGGCCGCGGCCGGCGTGCAGGTGCAGCAGGTCACGCTGGCTTCGCTGGGCTACCGGCCCTACGACGTGCTCTTCACCACCGACGACATGATCCGCAAGAACCCCGCGCTGGTGAAGGCCACCATCGCGGCGGTGCAGAAGGGCTGGGCCAACTACGTGCGCAACCCCTCGGGGCTGAAGCCGCTGATCACCGGCATGAACAAGCAGATGACGCCCGAGATCTACGACGCGGCCAACAAGGAAATGATCGAGACGCTGATCTCGCACGACCTCGGCCGCATCGGCTGCATGACCGACGCGCGCTGGAGCGAACTGGCGGGCCAGCTGCGCAGCGTCAACTTCCTGCCGGCGAACTTCGACGCGAAGCAGGGCTACGACCGCACGCTGGTGCCGGGCTGCAACCCATGA